One part of the Deltaproteobacteria bacterium genome encodes these proteins:
- the tuf gene encoding elongation factor Tu (EF-Tu; promotes GTP-dependent binding of aminoacyl-tRNA to the A-site of ribosomes during protein biosynthesis; when the tRNA anticodon matches the mRNA codon, GTP hydrolysis results; the inactive EF-Tu-GDP leaves the ribosome and release of GDP is promoted by elongation factor Ts; many prokaryotes have two copies of the gene encoding EF-Tu) — protein sequence MAKQKFERKKPHVNVGTIGHIDHGKTTLTAAITKTLAKKGWASYVP from the coding sequence ATGGCCAAGCAGAAGTTTGAGCGCAAGAAACCGCATGTCAACGTCGGTACCATCGGTCACATCGACCACGGTAAGACCACGCTGACGGCGGCCATCACCAAGACGCTGGCGAAGAAGGGCTGGGCGAGCTACGTACCG
- the rpsG gene encoding 30S ribosomal protein S7: protein MPRRREIQEREVLPDARYGDDLVARLINSVMRKGKKSIAERMVYRAFDIIGERTKESPLPVFHKAIANVKPIIEVKSRRVGGSTYQVPTEIRNRRRVALSMRWLINFALKRPDKSLSAKLAGEIMDAANMRGAAIKKKEDTHKMAEANKAFAHYRW, encoded by the coding sequence ATGCCCAGGAGACGCGAAATTCAGGAGCGGGAGGTTTTGCCGGATGCCCGTTACGGGGACGACCTCGTGGCCCGGCTCATCAATTCCGTGATGCGCAAGGGAAAGAAAAGCATCGCCGAGCGCATGGTTTACCGCGCATTCGACATCATCGGCGAACGCACCAAGGAATCGCCGCTGCCGGTTTTTCACAAGGCGATAGCGAACGTGAAGCCCATCATAGAGGTCAAAAGCCGAAGGGTTGGCGGCTCCACGTACCAGGTGCCCACCGAAATACGCAACAGGCGCAGGGTGGCTCTGTCCATGCGCTGGCTCATCAATTTCGCCTTGAAGCGCCCGGACAAGTCATTGTCCGCCAAGCTCGCGGGCGAAATAATGGATGCTGCCAACATGCGCGGCGCAGCCATAAAGAAAAAGGAAGACACCCACAAGATGGCCGAGGCCAACAAGGCTTTTGCCCATTACCGGTGGTGA
- a CDS encoding 30S ribosomal protein S12, translating to MPTINQLVRMGREKVIKKTNTPALKASPQKRGVCTRVYTTTPKKPNSALRKVARVRLTTGVEVTAYIPGVGHNLQEHSVVLVRGGRVKDLPGVRYHIVRGTLDSMGVANRKQGRSLYGAKKPK from the coding sequence ATGCCGACGATCAACCAACTTGTGCGGATGGGGCGTGAAAAGGTCATCAAGAAGACCAATACTCCGGCCCTCAAGGCTTCTCCCCAGAAGCGGGGAGTTTGTACGCGCGTTTATACCACCACGCCCAAGAAACCCAACTCGGCGTTGAGGAAAGTGGCCCGCGTAAGGCTTACCACGGGTGTTGAAGTTACGGCTTACATTCCCGGCGTGGGGCACAACCTCCAGGAGCATTCGGTTGTCCTGGTGAGGGGCGGGCGCGTCAAGGACCTCCCCGGCGTTCGTTACCACATTGTCCGCGGAACCCTGGATTCCATGGGCGTGGCCAACCGCAAGCAGGGGCGTTCCCTGTACGGCGCCAAAAAGCCCAAGTGA